Proteins from a genomic interval of Chanodichthys erythropterus isolate Z2021 chromosome 8, ASM2448905v1, whole genome shotgun sequence:
- the LOC137024885 gene encoding gastrula zinc finger protein XlCGF57.1-like isoform X2 has protein sequence MVLKKESEVLNEMEENDQYENHPDIITGEKTFSCSQKKAKKTGTRSNFTCQQCGKTFNQKASLNRHMGVHAGEKPYTCQQCGNRFTLKRSLNRHMKIHTEESLFTCQQCGISFTQKRNLKAHMRIHTGESPFICQQCGNRFALKKTLNRHMRIHTGERPFTCPQCGKSFAQKITLNRHMSIHAGEKPFTCQQCGRSFNRKGNLKFHMTIHTEEKPFTCQQCGIGFTQKESFNRHIRIHTKEKPYTCQQCGKSFDQHKNFKDHMRIHSGEKPYMCTQCGKSFNQKRNFKYHMRIHTGNQPYTCPQCGKSFNQKQHFVDHISIHTGTKPFTCQQCGKSFNRKGILNRHMRVHTREKPFTCGHCGKSFGYKVALKYHMIIHV, from the coding sequence ATGGTGCTGAAAAAGGAGAGTGAAGTATTGAATGAAATGGAAGAGAATGATCAGTACGAGAATCATCCTGATATCATAACTGGAGAAAAAACTTTTAGTTGCTCACAAAAAAAGGCTAAAAAGACAGGAACTAGAAGTaatttcacctgccaacagtgtggaaagacatTTAATCAAAAAGCAAGCCTCAACAGACACATGGGAGTTCAtgctggagagaagccttacacatgccaacagtgtggaaacaGATTCACCCTAAAAAGAAGCCTTAACAGgcacatgaaaattcacactgAAGAAAGCCttttcacctgccaacaatgtggaatAAGTTTCACTCAAAAACGAAACCTTAAagcccacatgagaattcacactggggAGAGTCCTTTcatctgccaacagtgtggaaacaGGTTCGCCCTTAAAAAAACCCTTAACaggcacatgagaattcacactggagagaggccTTTCACATGCCCTCAGTGTGGCAAGAGTTTTGCTCAAAAAATTACCCTCAACAGACACATGAGCATTCAtgctggagagaagcctttcacctgccaacagtgcgGAAGAAGTTTCAACCGGAAAGGAAACCTTAAATTCCACATGACAATTCACACTgaagagaagcctttcacctgccaacaatgtggaatAGGTTTCACTCAAAAAGAAAGTTTTAACAGACACATTAGAATTCACACTAAagagaagccttacacctgccaacagtgtggaaagagttttgatcaacataaaaactttaaagaccacatgagaattcactcTGGAGAGAAACCCTACAtgtgcactcagtgtggaaagagtttcaatcaAAAACGAAACTTTAAataccacatgagaattcacactggtaATCAACCCTACACATgtcctcagtgtggaaagagtttcaatcaGAAACAACACTTTGTGGACCACATAAGTATTCACACTGGAacgaagcctttcacctgccaacagtgtggaaaaagtttcaaccGAAAAGGAATCCTTAACAggcacatgagagttcacactagAGAGAAGCCATTTACATGTGGTCACTGTGGGAAAAGTTTTGGGTATAAAGTAGCCCTTAAGTACCACATGATTATTCACGTATGA
- the LOC137024885 gene encoding gastrula zinc finger protein XlCGF57.1-like isoform X1, translating into MAFTKEESEDMKMPFIKEEREDLKMTFIKEESEDLKIEETFIVKHEDTEEQTDLMVLKKESEVLNEMEENDQYENHPDIITGEKTFSCSQKKAKKTGTRSNFTCQQCGKTFNQKASLNRHMGVHAGEKPYTCQQCGNRFTLKRSLNRHMKIHTEESLFTCQQCGISFTQKRNLKAHMRIHTGESPFICQQCGNRFALKKTLNRHMRIHTGERPFTCPQCGKSFAQKITLNRHMSIHAGEKPFTCQQCGRSFNRKGNLKFHMTIHTEEKPFTCQQCGIGFTQKESFNRHIRIHTKEKPYTCQQCGKSFDQHKNFKDHMRIHSGEKPYMCTQCGKSFNQKRNFKYHMRIHTGNQPYTCPQCGKSFNQKQHFVDHISIHTGTKPFTCQQCGKSFNRKGILNRHMRVHTREKPFTCGHCGKSFGYKVALKYHMIIHV; encoded by the exons ATGGCATTTActaaagaggagagtgaagacatgaagatgccgtttattaaagaggagcgTGAAGACTTAAAGATGacatttattaaagaggagagtgaagacttgaagattgaagaaacattcatagtgaaacatgaagatactgaggaacaaacag ACCTGATGGTGCTGAAAAAGGAGAGTGAAGTATTGAATGAAATGGAAGAGAATGATCAGTACGAGAATCATCCTGATATCATAACTGGAGAAAAAACTTTTAGTTGCTCACAAAAAAAGGCTAAAAAGACAGGAACTAGAAGTaatttcacctgccaacagtgtggaaagacatTTAATCAAAAAGCAAGCCTCAACAGACACATGGGAGTTCAtgctggagagaagccttacacatgccaacagtgtggaaacaGATTCACCCTAAAAAGAAGCCTTAACAGgcacatgaaaattcacactgAAGAAAGCCttttcacctgccaacaatgtggaatAAGTTTCACTCAAAAACGAAACCTTAAagcccacatgagaattcacactggggAGAGTCCTTTcatctgccaacagtgtggaaacaGGTTCGCCCTTAAAAAAACCCTTAACaggcacatgagaattcacactggagagaggccTTTCACATGCCCTCAGTGTGGCAAGAGTTTTGCTCAAAAAATTACCCTCAACAGACACATGAGCATTCAtgctggagagaagcctttcacctgccaacagtgcgGAAGAAGTTTCAACCGGAAAGGAAACCTTAAATTCCACATGACAATTCACACTgaagagaagcctttcacctgccaacaatgtggaatAGGTTTCACTCAAAAAGAAAGTTTTAACAGACACATTAGAATTCACACTAAagagaagccttacacctgccaacagtgtggaaagagttttgatcaacataaaaactttaaagaccacatgagaattcactcTGGAGAGAAACCCTACAtgtgcactcagtgtggaaagagtttcaatcaAAAACGAAACTTTAAataccacatgagaattcacactggtaATCAACCCTACACATgtcctcagtgtggaaagagtttcaatcaGAAACAACACTTTGTGGACCACATAAGTATTCACACTGGAacgaagcctttcacctgccaacagtgtggaaaaagtttcaaccGAAAAGGAATCCTTAACAggcacatgagagttcacactagAGAGAAGCCATTTACATGTGGTCACTGTGGGAAAAGTTTTGGGTATAAAGTAGCCCTTAAGTACCACATGATTATTCACGTATGA